The nucleotide sequence TTTCGTGCTATAGAAATATTCACTAACCATAAAAAATACAATATCAGCTTCCTGAAATTTATGCTTAATCTTCTTATCCCAATCATCACCAGGATTTAAACTGGTACAATACCAAGGTTGTTCAATAAGTTCTGCATCTATCAATGGTTGTAAATATCTTCTAAGAATATGTATCTGAGTTAGATCTTTTTTAGAGTATGATATTACCACTTTTTTCTTTTTAACAGGGGTATCAATAAATTCCATATAATCTTTTAGCTTAAAAAGTTTTTGTTGTTCAGATTTTAAAGGCTCTGATAGTTTTTTCTCAGAAAAGACATGCTTACCTATTTCTGCATACTTTTCAAGTAATTCTTTTGATATATAATCTATCCCATCTAATGTAACCATTTCCTCTAGTTCATAGCCCTGATTAACGTCTCTAATAAATTTGAGTACATCATCTCTGAATATAGGCTGATCTTTTTGAGATAAATCATAAATATCAATACAGGCATTTCCATTTTCATTACCAAGATGAAATCTTATCATTATTATTTCATCTGTATTAGGGTTTTTGATAATCAAACCGTCTTTCCAGTAATAAAATATATCTTTATTTTTATCAGAAGAAAATAGAGTTCCAAATTTCTGAAATATACTTAAAATAACATTTTTATGAATGAATCCTTTGAATTCAAATCTTCGATATGTAATCTGACCTTCATTAAGAAACAGTTTAATTTTTCCATCAGGAATTTTAGGTAAATAGAGGGGTGCTATATATACATCGGAATAAGGATTTTTGAAAATAATCTTGAATTCCTCCATCATTAATAATAGATCATCAACTTTACTATCATCTGCCCCAAGTATTCTCACAACATACTCTCTTTTAAATTCTCCTTTTCTATCCAACAGTTTTTCAAGAACTTTATGCATGTTCTCGATAACCCATTTCTTATCTACATATATTTTCTCTTCAGTGTCTTTACTCGTACATAATACAAGCCCAACTTGTTCCAGATATTTAACCAATCGTTTAGCTTGAGGATCATCAATAGGATTTTTAATTATTCTATTGCAATAATTCATAAATTCAGCAAATGTTAGCACTGGCTCTCCTTTATAGGAATTTAGGCTGTTCTTTATTGTCTCATAAAACTTAGGAAGAACAGCTCCAATAATATTCATCTTATTAAGCATCTCCAAAAACAAACTATCAAAATGGTCTAAATTTCTTTTTGGCTTAATGGATATGTTAATTATGTCATAAATAAAGGAATAATCTTTTGATAGGGTCTTATTCTCTTGAAATACAATTTTGGAAGCATCATCAACTTTATTCTGAATTAATAGAATTGGACTGTCATAAGTAACATCCCTTTTAATTTCAAATTCAAAGTTGTCTGCCTCAACATCTTTGGTATAAAACTTTACTGAATCTAACCAATATCTTATTGGATAATCTTGTGTTTCAACTTCTATTTCTAAATTTTCTCTTGTTTTCTGGGTGATTTTTCTTGTATTTAAATTATCAGTTTCTTTATCCCACAATAGAAGATAAATCGTATTGGTACTGTAAAATAAATGATGAGTGTCGTGATAATAATCGTGTCCACCAAAATCAAAAACGTGTAGCAAACATTCTTCTTTAATGGTATTAACTAAATACTTACTTTTTATAATCTTTTCATCCATCCAAAGAGTCGGAAGATGCTCATCTTCAAGACCATTTTCTTTATCTAAGTATTTTACCAAAGTAGATTTACCAACCTCGCTATTGCCTACCAGAATTACCTTAATATCTTTATTAACGTAGCGACCTCTTTTCTCAATATCATCGAGTACTCCTAGAACCGCTTCTTTGCCTAAGGTCACGATTTCCATTGGTGGCAACTCCAAAGGATTCTTTGCTATATTTAATGTGTTTTTTTCCCATTTATCATTACTAATACCAATATTCTGAATGATTTTTATGATCGGTCTTAGATCTCTTATAATATTGTTGTGTAAGTCTATTGTCTCAATATTATCTAATCCACTAATAAAATCTACAGTTTTAATCTTATTATTACTAAGATATAGCTCTGTTAGATTATTCAGTTCGTTTAAAGACTCAACCTTCGAAATCTTATTATTATTTAGATGAACGATTTTTAGTGATTTTAATTTCTTTAAACCTATTATATTCGACAACTCATTGTTACTTAGGTTTAAATATTCAAGCTTTTTTAGTTTGGAAATTGAAGTAAGAGAAGTAATACCCCATCTGTTCCATTCATGGTTATTATACTCATTCCAATCTCCTCCACAAACTAAGACTTTGAGCTCGGATAATTCGTTCATTGATTCCGGCAAAAATTTAATACTATTTCTATTTCCTTTGTTTTTACTGGTAAGCTTTCTCCATTTCCCGTTTTTATATTCAGCCCATTCATTACTTAAAATCAATACCTCTATGTGAGTACATTCGAATAGCTCAGGTATAATCTCCAGATTTCTTAACCCACAATTCCCAAGATCTAATACTTTTGAATTGGTTCTTAAACACTCCTCAATTAAGTAACTTGCCGATGACAAATCTGTGTATATTAAGGTATCTTCAAGAGTGTTATCTTTTGTGATGATTTCGTCCCAAATAGGCTTAATAAAAGGTAAGTAAAGAATTCGACTACAAAGGGCACCAAAATTTTTAGGATTTTGGATTTTTATTCCTAATCTTCTAAAAAAACTCAGTACTGTTTCTTCAAACTTGTCATTATAAATTCTATCAGGAAAAATATTCTCGAAAACTTTCTTTCTATGATTTTCAGAAAGCATAGTGAGACTATAATCAGGAGATTCCAGATATGTAAATGCGTTTTTAATGCTTGGGCTCAGTAACCTATGCTTATTGGTTAATTTGAATTTGATCAAATTCAAAAACCAATCATTCTGACGGACAGCAGATTTAGCTAATACACGTTTATCAGGATATCTATTCCAGATGTTTTTATGGTATGCATTAAAATCAATGTAAGCGATTAATTCGCCACATAGTACTGTGAATTCGTATTGTTCTTTAGATAAATCAGAGTTGATGAATTCTTTGAAGGTAATTCCCCAAGACTTAAATTGATTCGATAATTGTTCATAAAAATCTTGGGGTAATTCATGCTTGATATATTCATTAAATTTTCTTTCAGCTAATTCATAATAAAATTCTTTATCATACTGAATTTTTTCTACTAATTCATTGATATGAATATTAGGAATTTCAGCTTCAATAACTAATTGACCACTAGGTGTATCTACATCTAAAGTGCGACTTTTTACCGAATAATGTATTTCTTCATCAGGAGTACAAAAAGTTAACCGAACACTTTCTACATGTTTATTTTCATAGAATGCAGAACGCATAATATTTAGACTCAAATGTGGTTGAAGTTTACCTGCTCCTGTTCCTAATATTGGAGTAGCTATTTCACTAACATCTTTTAATTCCGTTATCTTTTCTGCGAGCCGTTTCCCTATTAATCTGATTGCATAATAAGCACCATCATATCCATCAACCGTACAAACAAAAGCTATGAATTTACCCTTTGATTTTTTTGGTAATATTTTAATATCACCAAGTTCATAATCTTTATTTTCCCAAAGATCTGTTGCAATATCTAATTCCTCTAAACCACTTCTAAAAGAATTAGATATGGTACCAGCTGTAGAAATCGGGATTAATAATAAATCACAATCAACATCAAAAATATTCTCGTTTAAAAAATCATTCATGCAAAACGTTTTGTAGTTCTAATTCAGAGAATCCTTAACCGTTCTAAAATTGGCTAAAGCACTTTCGATGTTCTCGATAATATCATCAATCAGCACTTCCGGATCAGGAAGATTATCCAAATCGATTAGGTTATCATCTTTAAGCCAGAATATATCCAGATTTGTTTTGTCTCTTTCGATAATGTCTTCATAAGAATATTTACGCCAGCGACCAGTTTCATTTTCTTCATCCCAAGTTTC is from Flavobacterium dauae and encodes:
- a CDS encoding leucine-rich repeat domain-containing protein, yielding MNDFLNENIFDVDCDLLLIPISTAGTISNSFRSGLEELDIATDLWENKDYELGDIKILPKKSKGKFIAFVCTVDGYDGAYYAIRLIGKRLAEKITELKDVSEIATPILGTGAGKLQPHLSLNIMRSAFYENKHVESVRLTFCTPDEEIHYSVKSRTLDVDTPSGQLVIEAEIPNIHINELVEKIQYDKEFYYELAERKFNEYIKHELPQDFYEQLSNQFKSWGITFKEFINSDLSKEQYEFTVLCGELIAYIDFNAYHKNIWNRYPDKRVLAKSAVRQNDWFLNLIKFKLTNKHRLLSPSIKNAFTYLESPDYSLTMLSENHRKKVFENIFPDRIYNDKFEETVLSFFRRLGIKIQNPKNFGALCSRILYLPFIKPIWDEIITKDNTLEDTLIYTDLSSASYLIEECLRTNSKVLDLGNCGLRNLEIIPELFECTHIEVLILSNEWAEYKNGKWRKLTSKNKGNRNSIKFLPESMNELSELKVLVCGGDWNEYNNHEWNRWGITSLTSISKLKKLEYLNLSNNELSNIIGLKKLKSLKIVHLNNNKISKVESLNELNNLTELYLSNNKIKTVDFISGLDNIETIDLHNNIIRDLRPIIKIIQNIGISNDKWEKNTLNIAKNPLELPPMEIVTLGKEAVLGVLDDIEKRGRYVNKDIKVILVGNSEVGKSTLVKYLDKENGLEDEHLPTLWMDEKIIKSKYLVNTIKEECLLHVFDFGGHDYYHDTHHLFYSTNTIYLLLWDKETDNLNTRKITQKTRENLEIEVETQDYPIRYWLDSVKFYTKDVEADNFEFEIKRDVTYDSPILLIQNKVDDASKIVFQENKTLSKDYSFIYDIINISIKPKRNLDHFDSLFLEMLNKMNIIGAVLPKFYETIKNSLNSYKGEPVLTFAEFMNYCNRIIKNPIDDPQAKRLVKYLEQVGLVLCTSKDTEEKIYVDKKWVIENMHKVLEKLLDRKGEFKREYVVRILGADDSKVDDLLLMMEEFKIIFKNPYSDVYIAPLYLPKIPDGKIKLFLNEGQITYRRFEFKGFIHKNVILSIFQKFGTLFSSDKNKDIFYYWKDGLIIKNPNTDEIIMIRFHLGNENGNACIDIYDLSQKDQPIFRDDVLKFIRDVNQGYELEEMVTLDGIDYISKELLEKYAEIGKHVFSEKKLSEPLKSEQQKLFKLKDYMEFIDTPVKKKKVVISYSKKDLTQIHILRRYLQPLIDAELIEQPWYCTSLNPGDDWDKKIKHKFQEADIVFFMVSEYFYSTKYIIDHEIKNAIDRYDNGENIKIVPVILEFYDWGRKEPYNLQRFSALPYQAKPISDFNNPKIAWNTITASVRMMIEKDLDPGKIEIIGRDLEEIYERQVKGKLDNNSI